CTTCACGGGGGGAATTCTAAGCCGGGCACGACATCGCGTAAGGGCGGCGAGGGGCCTCGTGCGGGGGCGGGCCGGTCGCACGGGCCCGCCGGGCGACGCGCCATTTCCGCACCTTGCCCCCTCCCGCCCCTCCCAGCGACCATACCAGCCATGGACAGCCTGGCACGCGCGGACCCCGACCGAGCCCAGGCGGCACGGCTCCGCGGCCTGGGCGCGGCGCCGGTGCCGGTGCGCTTCCCGGTCCGCAGCCTCGGGCCCGCGGCCCGGCTCCGGCGGGCGGCGCTGGGCCCGCTCGGGGGGCTCGTGGTGGCCGTCGCGGTACTGCCGGTGCCGATCATCCACCTGGTCCTGCCGCCCGTGGCGCTGCTGACCGGGGTGGTGCTGGGAGTCCGCCGGGGCCTGGTCCGGGCGCTGTTTGGCGCCGCGCGCGGCACCTGCCCCTGCTGCGGGCAGGAGCAGTCGCTGGGCCTCACCGGGACACCCTACCGGCTGCCGCGGGAACTCAAGTGCCACGCCTGCCGGCAGATCCTGATCCTCGAGGCGGAGTAGCGGCGCAGCACGGCATCGGGCACCTGCCGGGCGCAATCCCGATCCCCCGGTGCGTGCTTTCGCCCGGGCGCCTCTGGCCGCCACCCCGCCCGTCGCCTTACACTTAGAGCGCATGTTCGCGATCCGCCACGCTGTCCGTCTGGCCGGGTGCCTGCTGCTGTCGACCGTTGCCTCGGCCGCAGTGGCGCAGGCGCGCCCGCCGCGCGACTCCGCGCTCGTGGCGCGACAGCTGGCCGCCGCTCGTGACGCGGCGCGCATTCCCCTCCTGCTCGAACTCGCGGCACTGCGCGAACACCAGCCCATCGAGGCGCTGCGCCTGGCCGATGAGGCACTCGCCCTGCTGCGCGGACACCCGGCGCCGGCGTCCGAGGCGCAGGCCCGCCTGCTGCGGGCCACCGCGCTCGAGATGCAGGGGGAATACCCCGCCTCGCTGGCCGAGGCGGAGCGCGCGGAGTCGCTGGCCGTGACGCTGCACGCCGACACCCTCCGTGATGCAGCCAGCATCGCTGCGGGGCGTGCCCTGTGGCGCCTGTCGCGCTTCGCTCCCGCGCTGGCCAGGGCCGAGTCCGCGGCCGCCCGCATCGGGGCCCGGGGCCCCTCGATTGCGCTGGCCCGCAGTTACAACCTCGTCGGCGGCATCCATCATGGCATGGGCAACCTGGATGCGGCCCTCGATCGCTACCTGGCGGCGCTGCGCCTCGGGGAGGAGTTCCGCGACGAGGAGATGATCGCCCGGGCGCACAACAACATCGGCCTGGCCTACTGGGATCTCAATCGCTTCGCGGATGCGCTCGCGGCGCTGCAGCGGGCGCTGGCGCTGCTCGAACCGGGCGCCAAGCCGAGCCTCACCAACACCCTCAACAATCTCGGGCTGGTGCTGCTCGAGATGGACCGGCCGCGCGAGGCCATCCCCTACCTCGAGCGCGCCCTGGTCCTGGACCGCGCCTCGGGCGACCGGTTCGGGCAGGCCAAGGAGCTGAGCAACCTGGGCTGGTGCTACAAGGAGCTGAAGCAGTACGACCGCGCCACGGAATACCAGCGGCAGGCGCTGGCCATCCGGGTGGAGATCGGGGACAAGGACGGCGTGGCCCGCACCCGGGGGGCGCTGGGGGAGCTGGCGCTTGTGGCGGGCGACACGGCCGGGGCCATCCGGATGCTGGAGCAGGCCAGCGCACTGGCGCGGGAACTCCAGAGCTCCCTCGACGAGGCGGACCAGCTCGACACCCTCTCCCGGATCAAGGCCATCACGGGAGACACCGCGGGCGCCTTCCGGGCACTCCGGCGCCTCCACGAACTGACGGTGGCCCAGTCCGACAGCGCCCTGGGCCGGCGGACCGCCGAACTCGACGCGCAGTACCAGGCCCGGGAACGGGAACGCGAGCTGCTGGCGGCCCGGACCGAGGCGGAAGAGCGCCGGCGGCGCCTGTGGTGGCTGGTCGCCGGGACCATCGTGCTGGCCACCGCGCTCGGGCTCCTGGCCGTGGTCCACGCCCGCAGCGTACGGGGCCAGCGGGCGCTGGCCGAATCGGAGCTGCGCTACCGCGCCCTGTTCGAGACGTCCGGGGTGCCGACGCTGCTGCTGGACACCGGCGCGCGCCAGGTGCTCGACCTGAACGCGCCGGCGCGCGCCCTCGCCGGCCTCATGTCGTGGTCGGCGCCGGTCGACGTCGAGGCCATGGCCCCTGAGTGGCTGCGGCGGGCCCTGGGCCGGGCGCTGGAACCCGTGACCGGGGACCACCTGGCCCTCGAGGACAGCTGGACCGGGCCCGGCGGC
The Gemmatimonadota bacterium DNA segment above includes these coding regions:
- a CDS encoding tetratricopeptide repeat protein; this encodes MFAIRHAVRLAGCLLLSTVASAAVAQARPPRDSALVARQLAAARDAARIPLLLELAALREHQPIEALRLADEALALLRGHPAPASEAQARLLRATALEMQGEYPASLAEAERAESLAVTLHADTLRDAASIAAGRALWRLSRFAPALARAESAAARIGARGPSIALARSYNLVGGIHHGMGNLDAALDRYLAALRLGEEFRDEEMIARAHNNIGLAYWDLNRFADALAALQRALALLEPGAKPSLTNTLNNLGLVLLEMDRPREAIPYLERALVLDRASGDRFGQAKELSNLGWCYKELKQYDRATEYQRQALAIRVEIGDKDGVARTRGALGELALVAGDTAGAIRMLEQASALARELQSSLDEADQLDTLSRIKAITGDTAGAFRALRRLHELTVAQSDSALGRRTAELDAQYQARERERELLAARTEAEERRRRLWWLVAGTIVLATALGLLAVVHARSVRGQRALAESELRYRALFETSGVPTLLLDTGARQVLDLNAPARALAGLMSWSAPVDVEAMAPEWLRRALGRALEPVTGDHLALEDSWTGPGGQVRWTEIRGSEVALGGRACRLVTLRDATEVRVQEEARQREEKLRSLGVLAGGIAHDFNNALTSILGHVALAKDADPAERGELLDCAEQAAVGASRLTVQLLAFAKGGQPQRRPTDLARLLRDAVVLAGAGSHMRVDLELPADLWPGQVDPGQLSQVVSNLVINAAQATGEGGRLLITAANVLDRASGGTEPDGQRFVRIDFRDNGSGIPAAIRDRVFEPYFTTKRGGNGLGLATAFAICQNHGGQLTCTSEEGRGTTFSAIVPAAAEAPVVPEAVAAATPRGGGRILVLEDEPLVQNVLRRMLQQWGYEVEVVPEGRMAVERYLERRRGGAPFDLLIMDLTIPGGMGGRQALAEIHAHDPRARAIVASGYSDDPTMANFGAAGFAAALAKPFLPADLARVLARVQAGPPRPG